The Sulfurospirillum halorespirans DSM 13726 genome has a window encoding:
- the lpxC gene encoding UDP-3-O-acyl-N-acetylglucosamine deacetylase encodes MKQTTLAKAVSGVGIGLHKGEPIQIRLEPLEANSGILFYRSDIGLLVQALPQNVVNTQMATVIGNASGYISTIEHLLSAVYAYGIDNIRVVLDGAEVPVMDGSSASFCMMLDEAGKRKLDATKDVLIIKKEVEVADGKKFARVTPSLKPTYNFMIEFAHPSIGKQEYHFEFSKKNFIEEIARARTFGFMKDVQMLRARGLGLGGSLDNAVVLDETKILNPEGLRFTNEFVRHKILDAIGDLSLLGAPFLGDYTSFAGSHNLNHELTKAILRDPSNYEIRTLSVERAQEFEKVYA; translated from the coding sequence GTGAAACAGACCACATTAGCCAAAGCTGTCAGCGGTGTTGGAATTGGGCTTCATAAAGGTGAGCCTATTCAAATACGTCTTGAGCCTCTTGAAGCCAATAGCGGTATTCTTTTTTACCGAAGCGATATTGGACTCTTGGTTCAAGCCTTGCCTCAAAATGTTGTGAATACGCAAATGGCAACGGTCATTGGCAATGCAAGTGGCTATATCTCAACGATTGAACATCTTCTCTCTGCGGTATATGCGTATGGTATTGATAACATTAGAGTGGTTCTTGATGGTGCTGAAGTGCCTGTAATGGATGGAAGCAGTGCCAGTTTTTGTATGATGCTCGATGAAGCGGGAAAGCGAAAACTAGATGCGACCAAAGATGTCTTGATCATCAAAAAAGAGGTTGAAGTTGCCGATGGTAAAAAATTTGCACGCGTAACGCCGAGTCTGAAACCTACCTATAACTTTATGATTGAATTTGCGCATCCTTCCATTGGAAAACAAGAGTATCACTTTGAATTTAGCAAGAAAAATTTTATTGAAGAGATAGCGCGTGCACGTACGTTTGGTTTTATGAAAGATGTACAAATGCTACGTGCTCGCGGCCTTGGGCTTGGAGGCTCTTTGGATAACGCGGTTGTTTTGGATGAGACGAAGATTCTCAATCCTGAGGGGTTACGTTTTACCAATGAATTTGTCAGACACAAGATTTTAGATGCGATTGGCGATTTATCACTCCTCGGAGCTCCTTTTTTAGGAGACTACACCTCCTTTGCAGGAAGTCATAACTTAAATCATGAACTAACCAAAGCGATTTTAAGAGATCCAAGCAATTATGAAATTCGCACGCTAAGTGTTGAGAGAGCCCAAGAGTTTGAGAAGGTGTACGCATAA
- the thrB gene encoding homoserine kinase has translation MKIKIPATSANLGPGFDCLGLAIALYNEVCIKPSSYQSISVKGEGEENAKLKKNNIFVSIFYDIYQELAGKKDPFRFEFFNAIPFSRGLGSSSAVIVGAIASAYEMAGVKASRETILNKAILYETHPDNIAPAVFGGFTSSVVESGRVKTLKKVLGEKLKVVMVIPDRPMSTAHSRTLLPKSYPMKNVVYNLSRASLLTAAFFSENWEFLRVASKDCMHEHRRMKQMKELFEVREIALRSGALMSTLSGSGSSFFNLVKAEDAPKVAIALKNAFGMFRVEIFELDNNGFEIVKS, from the coding sequence GTGAAGATAAAGATACCAGCGACTAGTGCCAATTTAGGACCCGGATTTGATTGTTTAGGTCTTGCCATCGCACTGTACAATGAAGTTTGCATTAAGCCTTCAAGTTACCAAAGTATCTCTGTTAAAGGAGAGGGTGAAGAGAATGCAAAACTGAAAAAAAACAATATTTTTGTCTCCATTTTTTACGATATTTATCAAGAATTAGCGGGTAAAAAAGATCCTTTCAGGTTTGAGTTTTTTAATGCAATCCCTTTTTCAAGAGGGCTTGGAAGCAGTTCCGCCGTCATTGTTGGCGCCATTGCCAGTGCTTATGAGATGGCGGGTGTGAAAGCAAGTCGTGAGACTATTTTAAACAAAGCCATCTTATATGAAACGCATCCTGATAACATTGCCCCAGCCGTTTTTGGAGGCTTTACCAGCTCAGTAGTTGAAAGTGGAAGAGTAAAAACATTGAAAAAAGTGCTTGGAGAGAAGCTTAAAGTGGTGATGGTGATTCCTGATCGCCCTATGTCCACAGCGCATTCGAGGACACTACTTCCTAAATCGTACCCCATGAAAAATGTGGTGTACAATCTTTCGCGTGCATCTTTGCTAACGGCAGCATTTTTTAGCGAAAATTGGGAGTTTTTAAGAGTGGCATCCAAAGATTGTATGCACGAACATCGTCGTATGAAGCAGATGAAAGAACTTTTTGAAGTACGTGAGATTGCTTTAAGAAGTGGTGCCTTAATGAGTACACTCTCAGGAAGTGGCTCATCGTTTTTCAATCTCGTTAAGGCGGAAGATGCTCCAAAGGTTGCAATAGCCCTTAAAAATGCGTTTGGAATGTTTAGAGTAGAAATCTTTGAATTAGATAATAACGGTTTTGAAATCGTAAAAAGCTGA
- a CDS encoding DUF309 domain-containing protein encodes MLAIEAFLNVVERDEFVEGHEVLEVEWHRLKKLPEHTDEAKILKGLINASTALALACKGKKEGALRVWQTYEKYAPLIASTPSSLTARYEEAQALLLRKYVLYM; translated from the coding sequence ATGTTAGCCATTGAAGCATTTTTGAACGTCGTTGAACGTGATGAGTTTGTTGAAGGACACGAAGTATTGGAAGTGGAGTGGCATCGTTTGAAAAAACTTCCAGAGCACACCGATGAAGCCAAAATCCTTAAAGGACTGATCAACGCCTCTACCGCTTTAGCTTTGGCGTGCAAAGGGAAAAAAGAGGGCGCTTTACGCGTGTGGCAAACGTATGAAAAATACGCCCCACTGATTGCCTCAACACCTTCATCGCTCACCGCACGCTACGAAGAGGCTCAGGCACTTTTGTTACGCAAATACGTACTTTACATGTAA
- the infB gene encoding translation initiation factor IF-2: MDKVRITEIAKELGMKNKEIVDKAVDLGLDVKGHSSSISTEDAEKLMNYVLSGETAQASKPSPQPKAPEIKKVEVVETPPPVVEKPKVPEVAAPKTKTLKEKELETGHTAQTPPQKELVENTVSDVAEDKADTVDKVDPTNVQKRRGLVIVKKKRPEVKEVEVEVRQSPSSFYGSRESTPSRSMESMFATSNSASELQKKKKKLKKIPAEKKSTTEKLDIALNIEMADNRIDTEEEDMIVLPDLNVGLLVNEEAKKKKQIDPSQIRTTKKTNFVMQGIQRVGRKRRRRPVQVQESEAISAIEIPEEIRVYEFAEKINKPVSEVIKELFSLGVMFTKNDFLDKDSIEILAETFGINVTTVNDQEAFDYVKAYDDEGEASDQILVERAPVITIMGHVDHGKTSLLDYIRSAKVAAGEAGGITQHVGAYMVEKNGRNITFIDTPGHEAFTEMRSRGAKVTDIVIVVVAADDGVKPQTKEAIEHAKAANVPIIIAVNKMDKEAANPDLVKAQLAELGITPVDWGGEHEFVPVSAKTGMGIEDLLETILLQADLLELKADPSREVKATVIESSLEKGRGPVATVVVEDGTMRVGDIVVAGVAFGKVKALLDDLGRSVKEALPGEPVVVLGLSEVPGAGDTLISVKTDKIAREYAKKKAEYLRQKELSKTTKVSLDDLSAMIAEGALKTLPVIIKADVQGSLEAIKGSLEKIRNSETKVNIVSAGIGGITESDVAIASASSDCIILGFHVRPTGVVKEKAKSAGVEIKTYNIIYDLIDDVTNIVTGLMAPVIREENIGQAMVREVFPVPKLGHIAGCIVTDGTINRGVKIRVIRDGVIIYEGSVSSLKRFKEDVKEVGKGFECGVGITGYTDIKVGDYIESFKEVEEKAKL; encoded by the coding sequence ATGGATAAAGTTCGTATAACCGAAATAGCAAAAGAACTGGGCATGAAGAACAAAGAGATCGTTGATAAAGCGGTAGATCTTGGTCTTGATGTCAAAGGGCACTCAAGTTCAATTAGTACAGAAGATGCCGAAAAACTCATGAATTACGTCTTAAGCGGAGAGACTGCACAAGCAAGTAAGCCGTCCCCTCAACCTAAAGCTCCAGAGATTAAAAAAGTTGAAGTCGTAGAGACTCCACCGCCTGTCGTTGAAAAACCAAAAGTACCTGAAGTTGCTGCTCCTAAAACAAAGACATTGAAAGAAAAAGAGCTTGAAACGGGTCATACCGCTCAAACTCCCCCTCAAAAAGAGCTGGTTGAGAATACAGTATCAGATGTAGCTGAAGATAAAGCAGACACAGTAGACAAAGTAGATCCAACCAATGTACAAAAGCGCAGAGGTTTGGTTATTGTTAAAAAGAAACGACCTGAAGTCAAAGAGGTCGAAGTTGAAGTAAGACAAAGCCCATCGTCGTTTTATGGTTCACGCGAGAGTACACCTTCAAGAAGTATGGAGTCCATGTTTGCTACGTCTAACAGTGCAAGCGAACTTCAGAAAAAGAAAAAGAAGCTTAAAAAAATACCTGCTGAGAAAAAATCCACGACAGAAAAATTGGATATTGCTTTAAATATTGAGATGGCAGATAACCGTATTGATACGGAAGAAGAGGATATGATTGTCCTTCCCGATCTTAATGTTGGTCTCTTGGTGAATGAAGAAGCCAAAAAGAAAAAACAGATCGATCCAAGCCAAATTAGAACCACTAAAAAAACCAATTTCGTCATGCAAGGTATTCAAAGAGTTGGTCGAAAGCGTAGACGCCGTCCAGTGCAAGTGCAAGAATCCGAAGCGATTAGTGCGATTGAAATTCCTGAAGAGATTAGGGTGTATGAGTTTGCTGAAAAGATCAATAAACCGGTGAGTGAAGTCATTAAAGAGCTTTTCTCGTTAGGTGTTATGTTTACCAAGAACGACTTTTTAGATAAAGATTCGATTGAAATTTTAGCAGAGACCTTTGGCATCAATGTGACAACGGTTAATGATCAAGAAGCGTTTGATTATGTTAAAGCGTACGATGATGAAGGTGAAGCTAGCGATCAAATTCTTGTTGAGCGTGCTCCTGTTATCACCATCATGGGTCACGTTGATCATGGTAAAACATCCCTCTTAGATTACATCAGAAGTGCCAAAGTCGCTGCAGGTGAAGCAGGTGGCATTACCCAACACGTGGGTGCTTATATGGTAGAGAAAAATGGTCGAAACATTACCTTTATCGATACTCCAGGTCACGAAGCCTTTACTGAAATGCGTTCACGTGGTGCGAAAGTGACCGACATTGTTATTGTTGTTGTCGCTGCAGATGATGGTGTTAAACCTCAAACCAAAGAGGCGATTGAACATGCAAAAGCGGCCAATGTTCCTATTATTATTGCCGTCAACAAAATGGATAAAGAAGCCGCCAATCCTGATCTTGTCAAAGCACAACTCGCAGAGCTTGGTATTACCCCTGTTGATTGGGGTGGAGAGCATGAATTTGTACCTGTATCTGCTAAAACAGGTATGGGTATCGAAGACTTGCTTGAGACTATTTTATTGCAAGCAGATCTTTTAGAGCTCAAAGCAGATCCTAGTCGTGAAGTGAAAGCCACCGTTATTGAAAGCTCCCTCGAAAAAGGGCGCGGTCCTGTCGCAACCGTTGTTGTTGAAGATGGTACGATGCGTGTGGGCGACATTGTGGTTGCTGGTGTTGCCTTTGGTAAAGTTAAAGCATTGCTCGATGATCTTGGACGCTCTGTCAAAGAAGCACTTCCTGGTGAGCCAGTTGTTGTTCTTGGACTGAGTGAAGTACCAGGTGCAGGCGATACGCTGATTAGCGTTAAGACAGATAAAATTGCACGTGAATATGCGAAGAAAAAAGCAGAATACCTCCGTCAAAAAGAGCTTTCTAAAACGACTAAAGTAAGTCTTGATGATCTAAGCGCGATGATTGCAGAGGGTGCTTTAAAAACACTACCTGTTATTATCAAAGCAGATGTTCAAGGAAGTCTTGAAGCGATCAAGGGAAGTTTGGAAAAAATCAGAAACTCTGAAACCAAAGTTAACATCGTGAGTGCAGGTATTGGTGGCATTACGGAGAGTGATGTCGCGATCGCGAGTGCGAGTTCAGACTGTATCATTTTAGGTTTCCATGTACGACCTACAGGTGTGGTTAAAGAGAAAGCAAAAAGTGCTGGTGTTGAGATTAAAACGTACAATATCATCTATGATTTGATTGATGATGTCACCAACATTGTAACAGGCCTTATGGCTCCTGTTATTCGTGAAGAGAATATCGGTCAAGCAATGGTTAGAGAAGTATTCCCTGTGCCAAAATTGGGACACATTGCGGGTTGTATCGTAACGGATGGAACCATTAACCGTGGTGTTAAAATCAGGGTTATTCGTGATGGCGTTATCATCTATGAAGGCAGTGTTTCATCCCTTAAACGTTTCAAAGAGGACGTTAAAGAGGTGGGTAAAGGGTTTGAGTGTGGTGTAGGTATCACAGGATACACGGATATTAAAGTGGGCGATTATATCGAGAGCTTTAAAGAGGTTGAAGAAAAAGCGAAACTATGA
- the rbfA gene encoding 30S ribosome-binding factor RbfA gives MIDKSIKIQRTQSVLRELIPEALSTLEDELLRGVCVIDVECSRGKYDANVYLDGSVYDEKEKNYILSRLDRVQRHIQTHCMQAEGWFRCPHFTFYFDDSLERQNKMDALFAKVEEELKKGKNNDA, from the coding sequence ATGATAGACAAAAGTATTAAAATCCAGAGAACCCAAAGCGTTTTAAGAGAACTTATTCCTGAAGCGCTTTCAACATTAGAAGATGAACTGCTTCGTGGGGTTTGTGTGATCGATGTTGAGTGTAGCCGTGGAAAATACGATGCGAACGTCTATTTAGATGGTTCTGTGTATGATGAAAAAGAGAAAAATTACATTCTTTCACGATTGGATCGCGTTCAGCGTCATATTCAAACCCACTGCATGCAAGCAGAAGGTTGGTTTCGCTGTCCCCATTTCACATTTTATTTCGATGATAGCTTAGAGCGCCAAAATAAGATGGATGCTCTGTTTGCAAAAGTGGAAGAAGAGCTCAAAAAAGGTAAGAATAACGATGCTTGA
- a CDS encoding DHH family phosphoesterase, whose translation MYHQAWKRMLEANHIVIVSHVHPDGDTLGSALALYDALIRTGKKVTHYNKNSELPRVYDFLPGFSKIKNSVPKHFDLVVSCDCSTRDRLKIPLGDYEIINIDHHLTNHYFGDINLVVDRFTSAGMVVYELLKANGIEMSQACATCLYTAIADDTGFFQYGDMDEFTFSIVAQLVKDGANPKEIASKVKRRESLSKIRLYGYMLNHFDLYENGRIATIIFDKAALEATGAKRDDTKNIVNMLRSIANVTIAIMILEEKEGGYKVSLRSKDINVSNVALEYQGGGHKTAAGFEVPICDPKMLRDEIVEKIKRIDKE comes from the coding sequence ATGTATCACCAAGCGTGGAAGCGTATGCTTGAAGCCAATCACATTGTTATTGTCTCTCATGTACACCCCGATGGCGATACGTTAGGGAGTGCGCTAGCGTTGTATGATGCACTGATCCGCACGGGGAAAAAAGTAACGCATTACAACAAAAACAGTGAATTACCACGTGTGTACGATTTTTTGCCAGGATTTTCAAAAATCAAAAATAGCGTACCAAAGCATTTTGATCTTGTGGTCAGTTGTGATTGCTCAACCCGTGATAGGCTCAAAATCCCTCTTGGAGATTATGAGATTATCAACATTGACCATCACCTCACCAACCACTATTTTGGAGATATAAACCTTGTGGTCGATCGCTTCACGAGTGCCGGGATGGTGGTGTATGAGCTTTTAAAAGCCAATGGCATTGAGATGAGCCAAGCGTGTGCAACCTGCCTTTACACGGCGATTGCAGACGATACAGGGTTTTTTCAGTATGGCGACATGGATGAATTTACTTTTAGCATTGTGGCACAACTGGTGAAAGATGGCGCCAATCCAAAAGAGATCGCTTCTAAGGTGAAGCGCAGAGAATCGCTTTCAAAGATAAGACTCTATGGGTATATGCTCAACCATTTTGATCTTTATGAAAATGGGCGTATCGCGACCATTATTTTTGATAAAGCAGCCCTGGAAGCAACAGGTGCCAAAAGAGACGATACCAAAAATATCGTCAATATGCTCAGAAGCATTGCAAATGTCACCATTGCTATTATGATATTGGAAGAGAAAGAGGGAGGCTATAAAGTCTCATTACGCAGTAAAGATATTAATGTTTCAAACGTTGCGTTGGAGTATCAAGGAGGTGGTCATAAGACTGCCGCAGGGTTTGAAGTGCCCATCTGTGATCCCAAAATGCTTCGAGATGAAATTGTGGAAAAAATAAAAAGGATAGACAAAGAATGA
- a CDS encoding ribosome maturation factor RimP yields MLDQEKIVKIVESCGVSFYDTEVANEFDKRIFRLYITSKEGISLDKCAEISRILSPIFDLEPPLEGEYLFEVSSPGIERKLTKPEHFTASIGEKVKVKLNSKEKFIGLLESFADNVAFVRVENELKQISLNEIESIRTYFEW; encoded by the coding sequence ATGCTTGATCAAGAAAAAATTGTAAAAATTGTAGAGAGCTGCGGTGTCTCTTTCTACGATACCGAAGTAGCAAACGAATTTGATAAAAGAATTTTTCGTCTTTACATTACGTCAAAAGAGGGCATTAGCCTTGATAAATGCGCAGAGATTAGCCGTATTTTATCCCCTATTTTTGATTTAGAGCCACCACTTGAGGGTGAGTATCTTTTCGAAGTCAGTTCTCCTGGCATTGAGCGAAAACTCACTAAGCCTGAGCATTTTACAGCTTCTATTGGTGAAAAAGTCAAAGTCAAGCTGAACAGTAAAGAGAAATTCATCGGGCTTCTTGAGAGCTTCGCTGACAATGTTGCCTTTGTTCGCGTTGAAAATGAACTCAAACAGATTTCACTGAATGAGATAGAAAGTATCCGAACTTATTTTGAATGGTAA
- a CDS encoding M23 family metallopeptidase, producing MKKQRKSSIAAFVLGFIFLLLVGGVAFVFNSNLFEREAPQIVLPKEIEWNLKDPIKVQIVDASGLRFVRASLFDGEKSIILDTKEFKSAEKMVDLNLSFPKMGFGANKKVFELNIEAVDGSKWNFFSGNSVSAKSVIKVDTKRPDVNIIGSSYKIMKGGVAAVIFKAQDEAMKSLYVETNFGKKFYPTPFYKEGYYITLVAWPTHIESFTASVVAIDRAGNLTKSHVPYFLQDKKYKTSTIALEDRFLDGKIADLIAEMAPERSSLTKLEKFKFVNEDMRKGNEANILKVTSAVPIDLISGFYLKPFYPLRNGKVVASFGDHRYYEYEKQPTSESYHLGLDLASNAQAAMQTSNDGVVVFARENGIYGNNIIISHGLGVYSLYGHCSSYMVKEGDVVKAGESIAKTGLTGLALGDHLHFGMYVQGVDVRPEEWMDEVWLKESIFNVIESAKKIMDR from the coding sequence ATGAAAAAACAGAGAAAATCATCCATAGCTGCGTTTGTGCTAGGATTTATTTTTTTACTTTTAGTAGGTGGCGTTGCATTTGTATTTAACTCCAATTTGTTTGAAAGAGAAGCTCCTCAAATTGTTCTTCCCAAAGAGATAGAGTGGAATTTAAAAGACCCGATTAAAGTTCAAATAGTCGATGCAAGTGGACTTCGTTTTGTGCGTGCTTCGCTCTTTGATGGTGAAAAAAGCATTATTTTAGATACAAAAGAGTTCAAATCAGCCGAAAAAATGGTTGATTTAAACCTCTCGTTCCCCAAAATGGGTTTTGGTGCCAATAAAAAAGTATTTGAGTTAAATATCGAAGCAGTTGATGGCAGCAAATGGAATTTCTTCTCTGGCAATAGCGTCAGTGCAAAATCGGTGATTAAAGTCGATACCAAAAGACCTGATGTCAATATCATTGGAAGTTCGTATAAGATTATGAAGGGTGGCGTTGCAGCGGTGATTTTTAAAGCGCAAGATGAAGCGATGAAATCACTCTACGTTGAGACGAATTTTGGTAAGAAATTTTATCCGACACCGTTTTACAAAGAGGGGTATTACATTACGTTAGTGGCATGGCCGACACATATCGAGAGTTTTACTGCTTCGGTTGTGGCAATAGACCGCGCAGGAAACTTAACTAAATCCCATGTACCTTATTTTTTACAAGATAAAAAGTACAAAACATCTACGATTGCATTGGAAGATCGCTTTTTGGATGGTAAAATTGCCGATTTGATTGCGGAAATGGCACCTGAACGCTCATCCCTTACCAAACTAGAAAAATTTAAATTTGTTAATGAAGATATGCGCAAAGGCAATGAAGCTAATATTTTAAAAGTAACCTCTGCGGTTCCAATAGACCTTATCAGCGGATTTTATTTAAAACCTTTTTACCCACTTCGCAATGGCAAAGTGGTTGCCAGTTTTGGCGATCACCGCTATTATGAGTATGAGAAGCAACCGACCAGTGAGTCATACCATTTAGGGCTAGATCTTGCCAGTAATGCGCAAGCCGCTATGCAAACTTCAAATGATGGAGTCGTCGTTTTTGCGCGTGAAAACGGCATTTATGGCAATAATATCATTATTTCCCATGGCTTAGGTGTTTATTCACTGTATGGGCACTGTTCTAGCTATATGGTCAAAGAGGGCGATGTGGTTAAAGCAGGAGAGTCCATCGCCAAAACAGGCTTAACAGGCTTAGCGTTAGGAGATCACCTTCACTTTGGTATGTACGTTCAAGGTGTGGATGTCAGACCAGAAGAGTGGATGGATGAGGTGTGGCTTAAAGAGAGCATTTTTAATGTAATAGAATCAGCAAAGAAGATTATGGATCGATGA
- the ribD gene encoding bifunctional diaminohydroxyphosphoribosylaminopyrimidine deaminase/5-amino-6-(5-phosphoribosylamino)uracil reductase RibD: MVSAFDTLLMQKALDAAWAYQVLTFPNPAVGAVVSNDQGDILGVAAHQKAGYAHAEVLAIKAAYEILTEDRRISDIEDASELHTFLKKHHTHLFHNLSLHVTLEPCHHFGKTPPCSSLIEALHFKRIVIGSYDETQAQGGGAYLQSKGMEVHFGCLKKACDLLLSPFTCKENKEPFLFFKLALSANGVATGGIITSLDSRVMVHRLRDRCDLLVIGGNTVRVDRPILDARLCDGKAPDVLIYSHHNDFDRTIPLFDIPHRSITVASDLNHVNEYEMVMVEGGQGLLDALSNEIKWYLIFESPHEKEGKTIVLPTGLQKIFSQRVGEDTMSWYFKHTV; this comes from the coding sequence ATGGTAAGCGCGTTTGACACTCTTTTAATGCAAAAAGCACTTGATGCCGCTTGGGCGTATCAGGTGCTAACGTTTCCAAACCCTGCGGTTGGAGCAGTTGTGAGCAATGACCAAGGCGATATTTTGGGGGTTGCGGCACACCAAAAAGCGGGATATGCTCATGCTGAAGTGCTTGCAATTAAAGCAGCTTACGAAATACTCACAGAAGATAGACGCATCAGCGACATCGAAGATGCGAGCGAACTCCACACCTTTTTAAAAAAACATCACACCCATCTTTTCCACAATCTCTCTTTACATGTAACCCTAGAGCCGTGTCATCATTTTGGCAAAACTCCTCCATGCTCCTCCTTGATTGAAGCGCTTCATTTTAAACGGATTGTTATTGGCTCGTATGATGAAACTCAAGCACAAGGCGGTGGGGCGTATCTTCAAAGCAAAGGGATGGAGGTGCATTTTGGATGTCTGAAAAAGGCATGCGATCTGCTTTTATCTCCTTTTACATGTAAGGAAAACAAAGAGCCGTTTCTCTTTTTTAAACTCGCACTGAGTGCGAATGGTGTGGCTACGGGTGGGATAATTACGTCGCTTGATTCACGCGTTATGGTGCACCGTTTACGAGATCGCTGCGATCTTTTAGTTATCGGAGGCAATACGGTTCGAGTTGATCGTCCCATTTTAGATGCAAGGCTGTGTGATGGTAAAGCACCTGATGTGCTTATTTACTCTCATCACAACGATTTTGATCGCACCATTCCTCTGTTTGATATCCCTCATCGCTCGATCACGGTTGCTTCTGATCTTAATCATGTCAATGAGTACGAAATGGTGATGGTTGAAGGAGGGCAAGGGCTTTTGGATGCTCTTTCAAATGAAATCAAGTGGTATTTGATCTTTGAATCACCGCATGAAAAAGAGGGGAAGACGATCGTTTTACCCACAGGATTGCAAAAGATTTTTTCTCAAAGAGTGGGCGAAGATACGATGAGTTGGTATTTTAAACACACCGTCTAA
- the minC gene encoding septum site-determining protein MinC — MKVTQKNVRVFHIEIDDEASFLDYFRKNSLLLREFFLLIEGEITKNIAFILDQSGVCYKEINQCNIRFGGIKKEALSLEEAPKKEKVLEEQPPKQMPKLKLYDRPIRSGEEIVESLPIVIFGRVNSGAKVFCEESMSIYGIIDGLVQCDGEYIVLSGMSPRGHLIFNGEIVDREMLKLNVLQKIVMRNNVLEIKEVV; from the coding sequence ATGAAAGTAACGCAAAAAAACGTCAGAGTGTTTCATATTGAGATTGATGATGAAGCCTCTTTTTTAGACTATTTTAGAAAAAATAGCCTTCTTTTAAGGGAATTCTTTTTGCTTATAGAAGGTGAAATTACGAAGAATATTGCCTTTATTTTAGATCAAAGTGGTGTCTGTTATAAAGAGATCAATCAGTGTAACATTCGTTTTGGTGGTATCAAAAAAGAGGCACTCTCTCTTGAAGAGGCACCTAAAAAAGAGAAAGTTTTAGAAGAACAACCACCCAAACAGATGCCAAAACTCAAGCTCTATGATCGTCCGATTCGTTCAGGTGAAGAGATTGTTGAGAGTTTACCGATTGTTATTTTTGGTCGCGTTAACAGCGGTGCAAAAGTCTTTTGTGAAGAGAGTATGAGTATTTATGGTATTATTGACGGATTAGTACAGTGCGATGGCGAGTATATCGTGCTGAGTGGCATGAGCCCTAGAGGTCACCTCATTTTTAATGGCGAGATCGTGGATCGGGAGATGCTCAAACTTAATGTGCTTCAAAAAATCGTTATGCGAAATAACGTTCTTGAGATAAAGGAAGTTGTGTGA